The region CGCGAGGCAGGTCTCTACCAAGAAAAGCGGCTTCCGCTTGACATGGATACTGACCTTATCCGGCAACGCGCTGACGGGTCCGATCCCACCCGAATTCGGCAACCTCTCCGAACTGTCGCTGTTGGGGCTGGCTTCCAACCGTCTGTCGGGCCCGGTGCCGGATGAATTTGGAGGAATGACGAATCTGAGTCGGCTCTACCTGTCGAACAACCCTGGGCTGTCGGGGGCGCTGCCGGCCATCCTGACGGATCTCAGCCTGGACGAATTGATGGCTGGGGGCACGGACCTGTGCGCTCCAGAAGAGCCCGGCTTCCGGGCTTGGTTGCAGACGGTCCGCTTTTCGCGGATCCGCGCCTGCGGAAGCGCGTCCGCGATGGCGTACCTTACCCAAGCCGTGCAATCGCGCGAGTACCCGGTCCCGCTGGTCGCGGGCGAAGAGGCCCTCCTGCGTGTGTTCGTCACTGCCACGCGTTCCACGACGGCCGGCATCCCTCCCGTCCGGGCGCGCTTCTACTTGGACGGGACCTTGCGCCACGTGTTCGACATTCCGGGGAAGACGACGTCCATCCCCACGCAAGTTGTCGAGCGAGATCTGTCCGGATCCGCGAACGTGGTGATCTCCGGCTTGTTCGTGCAGCCCGGCCTTGAGATGGAGATCGAAGTCGATCCGGACGGGACGCTGGACGCCGGTCTCCTGGTGGCGAAGCGGATCCCGGAAACCGGGCGCATGGCCGTGGAGGTGCACGAGATGCCGGCGTTCGCCTTCACGCTGATCCCGTTCCTTTGGCGTGCGGACCCCGACTCGGCGGTCATCGGAATGACGCAGGGCATGGCGGCGGACCCTCAGGGCCATGAACTGCTCTGGCACACGCGCACGCTGCTGCCGATCGACTCTCTCGACATCACCCTCCATCCGCCGGTGGTGACCTCGACCAACGATACTGGGCTGCTGGCGGATGAGATGTCGGCAATACGGGCTCTGGAGGGGGAGGACGCCTACTATGTGGGCACGATGAGCGGCGCTACAAGAGGCCCCGCCTACGCGGGGTGGGCGGTCGCGTTCGTGTACTTGAACGGCGGGACTATCGCTCACGAATTCGGCCACACCCTGGACCTCTTGCACGCGCCGTGCGGCAACCCAAGCCTGGTCGACGAGGCGTTCCCCTATCCGGACGGATCCATCGGTGCCTGGGGGTACGATTCCCGCCACGGCGGGAGCCTCGTGCCGCCGAGTGCGCGCGACATAATGGGCTACTGCCAAAAAGACTGGATCAGCGACTACCACTTCACCCGGGCGCTCCGCTACCGTCTCTTCAACCCACACGCGCCGGTGGACGCCGGTTTCGCCGCCGCGGTCGCTGCAAGCGGCGAGTCTCTGCTCCTGTGGGGCGGGACCAGCGCGGACGGCGAGCCCTACCTCAATCCCGCTTTCGTGGTCGACGCACCGCGAACACTTCCGGACTACGCCGGGGAGCACCGCATTGTCGGTCGCACGGCCGACGGGCGTGAGCTCTTCTCCCTTGGCTTCGCCATGCCTGGAATCGCCGACGGCGACGGTAGTTCCAGCTTCGCCTTCGTCCTGCCCTCGCGGCCCGGTTGGGAAGGCAGCCTAGCGAGCATAACCCTGACCGGCCCCGGCGGATCGGCCACGCTGGACGGCAGCAGCGATCTGCCGATGACCATCCTGCGCGACCCGAGCACCGGACAAGTGCGGGCGTTCCTGCGCGATCCGCCGGCGTCAGCCCAGGCCGCCGTGGACGCGGCCGGGCCATCCGGTGGGCCGGGGCTGGAGGTGCTGTTCAGCCGCGGAATCCCGGACGCTTCTGCTTGGAGACGATGAATGCCGCGGGTTCGCGGGTGCCACACGCGAGGCTTGCTGCGGGCCGCTTCCCGGTCGGCGGCGAAGTACAGCCGACCTTCCCACTTCTTCCGAGGAGATCTCTCTCATGTCAGCCGTAAGGCATCCGAAAGTCCTCGTCTTGGCGATGTCCATGCTGGCCGGCATGATCTGGGCCTCGGGCTGCGGGGACGGGGCGACCGAACCCGATCCGCCCCGGCCGACCACGGTGACGGTTACGCCCGCGACCGCCGAACTCGCGGCCTTGGGCGCCACCGTGCAGTTGACGGTCGAGGTTCAGGACCAGAACGGCCAAGTGATGGCGGGGGCTGCGGTGACGTGGGCGAGCGGGGACGCCTCGGTCGCGACGGTGGACGCGGCAGGACTGACGGCGGCGGCGGGCAACGGGACCGCGACGATCACGGCCACCGCGGGCACCGCGAGCGGGAGCTCGGCGGTGACGGTGGCGCAGGAGGTGAGCGCGGTCACCGTGTCGCCGGTCGCCGACACGCTTGTGGCGTATGGGGACACCGTACGGCTCGTGGCAGTGGCGGTGGATGCGAACGGGCACGCCGTGGCTGGAGCCGAGTTCACGTGGGCGTCCAGCGACACGGCGGTGGCGGCGGTGGATGCGGTGGGGCTGGTGACCGCGACGGGCAACGGTTCGGCGACGATCACGGCGGCGGTTGGCGATGCCCGTGGGCAATCCACGATCATGGTCGTAGCGAACCGCGCCCCAGCCGCAGTGGACTCGATTCCGCCTCACACCATGTTGCTTGGCGATCGGGCATCGGTGGACGTTTCGCCGTTCTTTAGCGACCCGGACGGCGATCCGTTGACCTACGCCGCATCGTCGTCCGACGAGCACATCCTCGCGGTATCCGTATCAGGTAGCTCGGTGACGGTCGCTGCGTTGGCGCCAGGGACGGCGGCGGTGACGGTCACTGCGAGCGACCCCTCTGGACTGCAAGCGACACAGAACGCCAGTGTCCAGGGTGGCATACTCACCGCTGTTCGAGACATCGAAGCCTTCCTGGATCAATGCCCTACGAACGATTCCGTCTTTGTGGAAATCAGGCGGGAATTCGAGGTGCGTTTCGAGGGGGAGCCGCTATCCGGCCCCGTTGTTTGCTCGGAACCCGCCGCCGCGATGCCGAGCGACGAGGTTACGTATCAACTGAAAGCGTACCAAACGCTTCGGCTCGCCTATCACATGAATGAGGCGACCAAGGGACGTCTGCCCTGGACGGAAATGGGCTTGTACGAGTGGATGGTTTCGCGCGTCTCAGGCGTCAACATGAAGCAGCGCCCCGGCTTGTACTACTGCTGCGACCTCATCGACGGCAAGCTGTACATCGCGACATCCCAATTCGGCATCGACTCCTCCGGCCAAGTGTACCCCTTTGAGCAGAGCATGGACTGGTGGGGTATCTCCATCACGCTCCCCTTCTACGCACATGAGATTCGCCACGCCGATGAAGATGACCCGGGGCATGTTACCGGGTGCGAGGCCTTCCCGCTTCCCAGTGATCCTCCCGGCTGCGATGCGGCGTATGATTTGGGCAACCTTGGGGGATATGGGGTCCATTACTGGTTGGGGTCGAGTTGGGCCACGGGGTATCTCAACGTCGGGATTGCATGTAGCCCGCGAGTTGACGAGCACATCACCTGGGAGGTCGAGAGTGCCAACCTCGTGCGGGAGAGGTTTGTCACCAACGTTCCGCCCCTTCTGACCGCCGACTCGTTTGAGGGGCTGTGCGTCCCCCTCAAAAGCGCGTGGAAATAGTGTTACAACGGCTACGGGCGGGCCTTCAGGCGCCATTTGGCGATGTGGGGATTCCCGCAAATCCACTCCGTCTTTCCCGCCATTGCCACAACGATGTTGACGGCCGGCCCTGCTTGCTCGCCACCACCTTTCCCGCCCAGAGGCGGGATTGGCGGCATGGGGCAACGTTGATGCGAGGTCAGCGATGAGGAGGGAGCTAGTAGTAGGATCCTGCCTGCTCGCATTGTCCGCCTGCGGGGACGGCGGCACCGCGCCCGAACAGCCTCTGCAACCCAACCGGGCACCGGTGGCGGCGGGGTCGATTCCTGCGCAAACCGTTCCGGTCGGCGAATCCGTGACGATTAGTGTCGCATCGGCCTTCAGCGACCCGGACGGGGATGCCCTGAGCTACGCGACGGCCTCGACCGCGCCGGGGGTGGCGACCGTTGCGGTGTCCGGGGCCGACGTGACCGTCACCGGCGTCTCAGCCGGCACGGCGGCCGTCACCGTGACCGCGAGCGATCCGGGAGGGCTCTCGGCGCAGCAGGCCTTCGAGGCAACGGTGCCGAACCGAGCGCCCGTGGCGGCGGACAGCATCCCGGACCAGTCGGTGCGGGCCGGAGCCTCGGTCACGCTCGACCTCGCGGGGCATTTCAGCGACCCGGATGGGGACGCCCTGAGCTATGCGGCGGCCTCCTCCGAGCCGGACGTGGCGACCGTGGCGGTGTCGGGCGCGAGCCTGACGGTCACCGGCGTCTCCGGCGGCACGGCGGCCGTCACCGTGACCGCGAGCGATCCGGGAGGGCTCTCGGCGCAGCAGGCCTTCGAGGCAACGGTGCCGAACCGAGCGCCCGTGGCGACGGACAGCATCCCGGGCCAGTCGGTGCGGGCCGGAGCCTCGGTCACGCTCGACCTCGCGGGGCACTTCAGCGACCCGGACGGGGACGCGCTCACGTACGCGGCGGAGTCGTCCGAGCCGGATGTGGCGACCGTGGCGGTGTCGGGCGCGAGCCTGACGATCACCGGGGTCTCCGGCGGCACGGCGACCATCACCGTGACCGCGAGCGATCCGGGCGGGCTGTCGGCCCAGCAGGCCTTCGAGGCGACGGTGCCGAACCGGGCACCCGTGGCGACGGACAGCATCCCGGGCCAGTCGGTGCGGGCGGGAGCCTCGGTGACGCTCGACCTCGCGGAGCACTTCCGCGACCCGGACGGGGACGCCCTGAGCTACGCGGCGGCTTCCTCCGAGCCGGAGGTGGCGACCGTGGCGGTGTCGGGCGCGAGCCTGACGATCACCGGGGTCTCGGGCGGCACGGCAACCATCACCGTGACCGCGAGCGATCCGGGCGGGCTATCGGCCCAGCAGGCCTTCCAAGCAACGGTGCCGAACCGGGCGCCCGTGGCGGCAGACAGCATCCCGGGCCAGTCGGTGCGGGCGGGAGCCTCGGTGACGCTCGACCTCGCGGAGCACTTCCGCGACCCGGACGGGGACGCCCTGAGCTACGCGGCGGCTTCCTCCGAGCCGGAGGTGGCGACCGTGGCGGTGTCGGGCGCGAGCCTGACGATCACCGGCGTCTCGGCCGGCACGGCAACCATCACCGTGACCGCGAGCGATCCGGGCGGGCTCTCCGCGCAGCAGGCCTTCGAGGCAACGGTGCCGAACCGGGCGCCCGCGGCGGCGGACAGCATCCCGGACCAGTCGGTGCGGGCCGGAGCCTCGGTCACGCTCGACCTCGCGGGGCATTTCAGCGACCCGGATGGGGACGCCCTGAGCTATGCGGCGGCCTCCTCCGAGCCGGACGTGGCGACCGTGGCGGTGTCGGGCGCGAGCCTGACGGTCACCGGCGTCTCCGGCGGCACGGCGGCCGTCACCGTGACCGCGAGCGATCCGGGCGGGCTCTCCGCGCAGCAGGCCTTCCAAGCGACGGTCAAACGGCTCTCCATCACGGCGGTGGAACCGACTGTGCTGATCGAGGGTGGCGAAGCGACGATCACCGGGTTCGGGTTCTCCTCCACGGTCACCAACAACTCGGTGACCATCGACGGGTTGCCTGCCAGAGTCAGGTCTGCGAGCCGGACGAGTCTGGTGATCGTCGTCCCCGCCGGCGACTGCCAACCGCCCCGCAGGGCGGAACTGAGGGTCTCGGTCGGAAGCCGAAGTGATTCTCGCACGGTTGGCGTTGCGCCGCTCGCCCAGGAAGACATGGCACTGCCGCAGTACTCCTACATCCACACGCACGCCGGAGACGGCTGCGTCCACCTCCCCGGCAGCGCCAGCGGCGGCGAGTATCTGATCGGCGTGGTGTCCACGTCCGAGCGGCCGTCATCTGTGACAGCCGTCAGACTGAGCGGCAATCCGGGAGATCCCACTGTCGTGGGGACGGCGGCAACAACGTCGCCGACTGCCAACGCGGACTTCCGGCGCATGCCGGTACGATCCATGGCAGACAACCCTGCGCGACCCGCTCGCCCGCGCACTGAGTACCCGGCTCGCCGTTTCTCCGTGAGGGACGATTCCCTGCGAGCGCGCCACGCGAGCGCCCACAACGAGGTGATGGCGAGGAACGAAGCACTGTTGCGGGAGCTGGGGCACCCGACGCCACCGGCCGCGGTCGTGAATCGGCAGCAGCGCACCCTTGAGGCAGGAGACACGACATCGCTGTACGAACCGTCCTCAAACAACTGGTCGTGCTCGGGAACCCGCAGAGTCAATGCCGTGGTCCGGCTCGTGGGGAGCCACACGATCTGGCTGGAGGATCTCAACAACCCCAGCGGGACCTTCTCGGACTCAGAACTCGTGGAACTGGATGCCCTCTATGCAGCGAACATTGCGGGCGTTCTCGACGGCTATCTCGGTGGCCTACCTGATGTGGACGGCAACGAGCGCATCCTGATTCTCATGACCCAGGAGGTCAATCGCCGGCCGGGCGATACAAGAGGCTACGTGTTCGTTCCAGACCTCTGGCCGACCTACGAATGCGCAACCAGCAACCGGGCCGAGATCTTCTACGGATTCGTGCCGGATCCAGACGGCGCCGTTGACGACGCGGTGACCAAGGAGGAGGCATTCTTCCTCTACCCTTCTCTGATCGCTCATGAGGCGGCGCACATCGCGCAATTCGGCGCTCAGGTTTTTGGCGACGCGGGACAAAAGAGGTCGTGGGAACTCGAGGGCGGTGCGGTGCTGGCGGAACATCTGGTCGCTTTCCGCCTGTTCGGGCATGCATCCGGCCAGAACCTGGGATACGCGGAGTACTCCGCCGGATGGGATTGGTATTCGCGTTTTTGGGACATGGCCCGGTTCTTCGGATGGGATCCGGACAGAAGCGGCGGCCGGGTTCCGTACGCACCCGAGCAGTGCACATGGATCGGTCGCCCGAGCGAGGGGAACAGCGGTCCTTGCAGACACCCGGGCTCGGCGGTCTACGGAGTCTCCTCCATGGTCTTTCGCTACGCCCTGGACCGATGGGGCGGAACATACCCGGGCGGGGAGGGGGCGCTGATGAGACGCCTTACGCAGTCGCCCGCCCAAGGGTTCGCTTCCCTGCGCGATGTCAGTTCATGGCGCAGCGAGGCGATACTCGCTGACTTCTACATCACCCTCTGGCTGGACTTGCAGCCGGGTCTTCACGCACCCGGCATGACCTCCTGGAACCTCCAAGACATCTTCGACCGGTTTCCAGAGAGTGCGCGGCTCCGGCCCCGTCCGTCCAGTTCCAAGACGCCGACCTTGACCGCCAGGGTTCGGGGTGGCTCATCGCTTTACGTCCACTGGACGCCAAGCGGCCCGCTCGATCCGACGAGCTTGAAGATCACGACGGGCGGTGGTGGCCCTGTCCCCGGCCACATCTCGGTCTGGGCTCTACGGATTCGGTAGATGTCATGAGGCGGCAAACCGCTGGGCGTGTGAGCTGGAGGCCATCGTCCCGCGCCGCGCTGATCGGGGCCGCTCGTCCGCAACGGACTCCGTGATACGCCCCGGCGGGCGCTTCGCGTCTTCTCCCTTCGCGCCGGAATCCCGGCGACCCGTCTCCTAGCTCCGTCCTCGCCAGCCACCGGCTCGGCGGCGAAGGACCTTGTCCGGTTCGCCGGGCATTCGAGTTGCAGCGCGATCTCCGGTTCGCTCCCCCCCTTCGACCGGTCCCGGTCTCGGCCCTTCGGCCGGGATCCACACTCCCTTCGCAATCCCTTCCGGGCGTCCCTGCGGGGGTGCTCCGCCACCGCATTGGCGGCGGCCTCCGAGACCTCCGGGACAATTGGGATAACTATAGACAAGAAAGACACTTAGGGAATTCCCTAAGTGTTGACTTCCCCGGAATCTCCGCTTCAACGTTACGGGTATGACGCGGCTGGAACGGCAGTCGAATGGCAACGCTGGAGGAGCAATTCAACACACGGATCAGCGGGTTTCTCGACGACACCGGCATGGCGCCGACGACGCTCGGCATGCTGGCGGTGGGCGATCCGGGCCTACTGCGCGAGATCGCGCGGGGCCGCTCGGTGTCGCTCACGACGGCGGACCGGGTGCTGGCGTTCATGGACCGCTACGAGCGGGACGCGGGCGGCGCCAAAGCTCCGTCGGCCCGGCCGCACAGGCCGACGCGCGCGAGAAGGACGAAGCGGACCGGAGCGATGACCGAAGACCGGGGCAATGAGAGGACGAAACCGGCGACCCGTTTCCTGCGGGTGTCGGAGGTGCAGGCCCGGACGAGCCTGGGACGGAGCACGATCTACCGCTGGTCGGCGGAGGGCCGCTTTCCCGCGCCCGTCATGCTGGGCGGGCGCGTGGCGCGGTGGGTCGAGGCCGAGATCGAGGCGTGGCTCCGCGAGTGGCTGGAATAGCCGGGGCCGGAGCGCCCCGGCCGCAACACACAACCGAACTCCCAGGAGGAGAGCGAATGAGAACTTTGTCGAGAACGCTGCGAACGGCCGCCCGGGCCGCCGCGCTGCTGGTGCTGATGCCCGGCGCGCTGCTCGCCCAGGGCACGAGCCCGTGGGTGGACGCGGTTAACGAGCTTCAGACGCAGTTCACGGGACCGATCGCACGGGGGCTCTCGCTGATCGCGATCGTGGTGGGCGGCCTGATGTTCGCGTTCGGCGAGGGCGGGAGCAAGCGCACGCTGGCCGGGATCATCTTCGGGATCGGCATGGCCGTGGGCGCGGTGAACTTCCTCGGCTGGCTGTTCTGATGCGGGGTCTGAGCCGCTGGGCCGGCTACGCCGCGCTGAACCGCCCGCTGACGGTGCTGGGCGTCGAGCGGCGGCTGTTCCTGTTGGGCGCGACGCTCGCGGTCGCGGTGTGGAACGCGACGGCCTCACTCGTGGCGGGCGGCGTGGTGTTCGCCTGCTGCTACGGAGCGGGCTGGCTCGCTGGCCGGAGGGATCCGGCCATGCTCGCGGTGCTCCGGGCCGCGGCGCGGTACCCGGCGCGGTTCGATCCGGGCAAGTGGGCGGACGAGCCGTGGCACCTGACGATCCGGGGAAGCGGCGAGTGAGGATCGCCGACGAACGCCGGGCCTACGAGGCGGCGGGCTCGTTGGCCGAGGAGCTGCCCTACTGGGGCTGGCTCGGCGACGGCCATACCTGCCTGACCCGTTCGGGCGAGCTGGTCGCGGCGGGACGGATCCGCCCCGCCACGATGGACGGCCGCACGCCGGAACAGATCGACCGGGTGCTGGGCCTGTGGCAACGGTTGATGTCGGGCCTGAGTTCCGAGACGCGCCTCCAGTTCCACATGCTCCGGCGCCCCAGTCTCGCGGAGGGGCTGGAGACGAGCGGTTCGGACATCGCATCCCTGTCGGGGCGCAGGCGAAGCGCGTTCCTCGCCGAGCGCGTCCAGCGGCTCGACGCCTTTGTGGCCTGGTCGCACGACCCGGGCCTCCGCTCGGCGGGCGGGAGTTCCGGGCCGGGACCGGTGCCTTGGCTCAAGCGACTTTGGAAGCGCGGCGGCAAGACGGCGACGACCTATCTGGCCTCGGAGATCGAGGCGGCCGCGGACCGGTTCCGCGCCATGATCGGCGCGGGCCGCTCGCTTGTCGCCGAGCACACGCCCGTCGAGATGCTCGGGGCACACGACACATCCCGCTTCTTGTCCGAACTCATCAACCGCCCCGGCACGTTCTGGGACGGCGCGACGGGCAGCGGCATGAACTGGCGGCTCGCGCTATCGGAGCTTGAGGCGGAGCGGTCGCACCTGAGGCTCGACGGCGAACCGGTGATCCTCTACTCGCTCCTGTCGCCGCCCGG is a window of Gammaproteobacteria bacterium DNA encoding:
- a CDS encoding Ig-like domain-containing protein, whose protein sequence is MTISVASAFSDPDGDALSYATASTAPGVATVAVSGADVTVTGVSAGTAAVTVTASDPGGLSAQQAFEATVPNRAPVAADSIPDQSVRAGASVTLDLAGHFSDPDGDALSYAAASSEPDVATVAVSGASLTVTGVSGGTAAVTVTASDPGGLSAQQAFEATVPNRAPVATDSIPGQSVRAGASVTLDLAGHFSDPDGDALTYAAESSEPDVATVAVSGASLTITGVSGGTATITVTASDPGGLSAQQAFEATVPNRAPVATDSIPGQSVRAGASVTLDLAEHFRDPDGDALSYAAASSEPEVATVAVSGASLTITGVSGGTATITVTASDPGGLSAQQAFQATVPNRAPVAADSIPGQSVRAGASVTLDLAEHFRDPDGDALSYAAASSEPEVATVAVSGASLTITGVSAGTATITVTASDPGGLSAQQAFEATVPNRAPAAADSIPDQSVRAGASVTLDLAGHFSDPDGDALSYAAASSEPDVATVAVSGASLTVTGVSGGTAAVTVTASDPGGLSAQQAFQATVKRLSITAVEPTVLIEGGEATITGFGFSSTVTNNSVTIDGLPARVRSASRTSLVIVVPAGDCQPPRRAELRVSVGSRSDSRTVGVAPLAQEDMALPQYSYIHTHAGDGCVHLPGSASGGEYLIGVVSTSERPSSVTAVRLSGNPGDPTVVGTAATTSPTANADFRRMPVRSMADNPARPARPRTEYPARRFSVRDDSLRARHASAHNEVMARNEALLRELGHPTPPAAVVNRQQRTLEAGDTTSLYEPSSNNWSCSGTRRVNAVVRLVGSHTIWLEDLNNPSGTFSDSELVELDALYAANIAGVLDGYLGGLPDVDGNERILILMTQEVNRRPGDTRGYVFVPDLWPTYECATSNRAEIFYGFVPDPDGAVDDAVTKEEAFFLYPSLIAHEAAHIAQFGAQVFGDAGQKRSWELEGGAVLAEHLVAFRLFGHASGQNLGYAEYSAGWDWYSRFWDMARFFGWDPDRSGGRVPYAPEQCTWIGRPSEGNSGPCRHPGSAVYGVSSMVFRYALDRWGGTYPGGEGALMRRLTQSPAQGFASLRDVSSWRSEAILADFYITLWLDLQPGLHAPGMTSWNLQDIFDRFPESARLRPRPSSSKTPTLTARVRGGSSLYVHWTPSGPLDPTSLKITTGGGGPVPGHISVWALRIR
- a CDS encoding VirB3 family type IV secretion system protein, with translation MRGLSRWAGYAALNRPLTVLGVERRLFLLGATLAVAVWNATASLVAGGVVFACCYGAGWLAGRRDPAMLAVLRAAARYPARFDPGKWADEPWHLTIRGSGE
- a CDS encoding M66 family metalloprotease — its product is MTWILTLSGNALTGPIPPEFGNLSELSLLGLASNRLSGPVPDEFGGMTNLSRLYLSNNPGLSGALPAILTDLSLDELMAGGTDLCAPEEPGFRAWLQTVRFSRIRACGSASAMAYLTQAVQSREYPVPLVAGEEALLRVFVTATRSTTAGIPPVRARFYLDGTLRHVFDIPGKTTSIPTQVVERDLSGSANVVISGLFVQPGLEMEIEVDPDGTLDAGLLVAKRIPETGRMAVEVHEMPAFAFTLIPFLWRADPDSAVIGMTQGMAADPQGHELLWHTRTLLPIDSLDITLHPPVVTSTNDTGLLADEMSAIRALEGEDAYYVGTMSGATRGPAYAGWAVAFVYLNGGTIAHEFGHTLDLLHAPCGNPSLVDEAFPYPDGSIGAWGYDSRHGGSLVPPSARDIMGYCQKDWISDYHFTRALRYRLFNPHAPVDAGFAAAVAASGESLLLWGGTSADGEPYLNPAFVVDAPRTLPDYAGEHRIVGRTADGRELFSLGFAMPGIADGDGSSSFAFVLPSRPGWEGSLASITLTGPGGSATLDGSSDLPMTILRDPSTGQVRAFLRDPPASAQAAVDAAGPSGGPGLEVLFSRGIPDASAWRR
- a CDS encoding Ig-like domain-containing protein, coding for MIWASGCGDGATEPDPPRPTTVTVTPATAELAALGATVQLTVEVQDQNGQVMAGAAVTWASGDASVATVDAAGLTAAAGNGTATITATAGTASGSSAVTVAQEVSAVTVSPVADTLVAYGDTVRLVAVAVDANGHAVAGAEFTWASSDTAVAAVDAVGLVTATGNGSATITAAVGDARGQSTIMVVANRAPAAVDSIPPHTMLLGDRASVDVSPFFSDPDGDPLTYAASSSDEHILAVSVSGSSVTVAALAPGTAAVTVTASDPSGLQATQNASVQGGILTAVRDIEAFLDQCPTNDSVFVEIRREFEVRFEGEPLSGPVVCSEPAAAMPSDEVTYQLKAYQTLRLAYHMNEATKGRLPWTEMGLYEWMVSRVSGVNMKQRPGLYYCCDLIDGKLYIATSQFGIDSSGQVYPFEQSMDWWGISITLPFYAHEIRHADEDDPGHVTGCEAFPLPSDPPGCDAAYDLGNLGGYGVHYWLGSSWATGYLNVGIACSPRVDEHITWEVESANLVRERFVTNVPPLLTADSFEGLCVPLKSAWK
- a CDS encoding TrbC/VirB2 family protein; this encodes MRTLSRTLRTAARAAALLVLMPGALLAQGTSPWVDAVNELQTQFTGPIARGLSLIAIVVGGLMFAFGEGGSKRTLAGIIFGIGMAVGAVNFLGWLF
- a CDS encoding AlpA family transcriptional regulator, whose product is MATLEEQFNTRISGFLDDTGMAPTTLGMLAVGDPGLLREIARGRSVSLTTADRVLAFMDRYERDAGGAKAPSARPHRPTRARRTKRTGAMTEDRGNERTKPATRFLRVSEVQARTSLGRSTIYRWSAEGRFPAPVMLGGRVARWVEAEIEAWLREWLE